A genome region from Hevea brasiliensis isolate MT/VB/25A 57/8 chromosome 9, ASM3005281v1, whole genome shotgun sequence includes the following:
- the LOC110645022 gene encoding 60S ribosomal protein L5 translates to MAFVKAQKTKAYFKRFQVKFKRRREGKTDYRARIRLINQDKNKYNTPKYRFVVRFSNKDIVAQIISASITGDMVLAAAYSHELPQFGLEVGLTNYAAAYCTGLLLARRTLKKLEMDEEYEGNEEATGEDYSVEPAETRRPFRALLDVGLVRTTTGNRVFGALKGALDGGLDIPHSDKRFAGFSKDSKQLDAEVHRKYIYGGHVAAYMRTLMEDEPEKYQLHFSEYIKRGIEPDDMQELYKKVHAAIRADPTAKKSEKQPPKEHKRYNLRKMTYEERKAKLIERLQALNSAADDDEDDE, encoded by the exons ATG GCCTTTGTCAAGGCTCAGAAAACCAAGGCTTACTTTAAGCGGTTTCAGGTCAAGTTTAAGAGAAGAAGAG AGGGGAAGACTGACTATAGAGCCAGGATTCGCCTGATAAATCAGGACAAGAACAAGTACAACACTCCAAAATATCGTTTTGTTGTGCGATTT TCCAATAAGGACATTGTCGCACAAATAATATCAGCTAGTATTACTGGGGATATGGTTCTTGCAGCTGCCTATTCTCATGAGCTTCCTCAATTTGGGCTTGAAGTCGGTTTGACAAACTATGCAGCAG CTTACTGCACTGGACTTCTGTTGGCTCGTCGaactttgaaaaagcttgaaatggATGAGGAATATGAGGGCAATGAGGAG GCTACTGGGGAGGACTATTCAGTTGAACCAGCAGAGACTAGGAGGCCATTCCGTGCTTTACTTGATGTTGGGCTGGTTAGAACCACAACTGGAAATCGTGTTTTTGGTGCTCTCAAG GGAGCTCTAGATGGTGGTTTGGATATCCCTCACAGTGATAAGAGGTTTGCTGGCTTTTCAAAGGACAGCAAGCAGCTTGATGCTGAAGTTCACCGCAAGTATATCTATGGTGGTCATGTTGCTGCATATATGAGG ACATTGATGGAGGATGAGCCAGAGAAATACCAGCTTCATTTCAGTGAATACATCAAGAGGGGAATTGAGCCAGATGACATGCAGGAGTTGTACAAGAAGGTTCATGCTGCAATTCGTGCTGATCCAACTGCCAAGAAATCAGAAAAGCAACCACCTAAGGAACACAAGAG GTATAATTTGCGGAAGATGACATACGAGGAGAGGAAAGCTAAGTTGATTGAGCGATTGCAAGCACTTAACTCTGCCGCTGATGATGATGAGGATGATGAGTAG